One part of the Melospiza melodia melodia isolate bMelMel2 chromosome 3, bMelMel2.pri, whole genome shotgun sequence genome encodes these proteins:
- the LOC134416510 gene encoding uncharacterized protein LOC134416510, with protein sequence MSVPCSRMESMLQPRLHVQDQDHDQSHLWSTRTLWIPPSQSSGITGIMLASPNSHPHFPNPHHSPFPDGISAPAPAVCARFGLGSIPALEHQNSLDSHSQHSGIPWDHAALPKFPSPLPKCPQLSFSTLGSGLHSSCIPNQDQAFTPAAFPSLEHQNSLDSPFPALRDHWDHAGFPKFQSLLPKSPSLPFSRWNQCSTPAAFPVRFGIEIKSHPWSTQIPWIPLSQSSGITGIVLPFPNSQPCFSNPHHSHFPDGINAPPLLHVLVWDQDQSHLWSTQIPWIPLPRAQGSLGSRCPSQIPIPTSQIPTALLSQMGSVLRPIEHAGLGSGSGSGLGSGSGLGSGSRTGSGLGSIPPQEGTRTSLCRAMHS encoded by the exons ATGTCGGTACCTTGCTCCAG GATGGAATCAATGCTCCAGCCCCGGCTGCATGTGCAGGATCAGGATCACGATCAATCCCACCTCTGGAGCACAAGAACTCTCTGGAttcctccttcccagagctcagggatcactgggatcatgctggcttccccaaattcccatcccCACTTCCCAAATCCCCATCACTCCCCTTTTCCAGATGGAAtcagtgctccagccccagctgtaTGTGCACGATTTGGATTGGGATCAATCCCAGCTCTGGAGCACCAGAATTCCCTGGATTCCCATTCCCAGCACTCAGGAATCCCCTGGGATCACGCTGcccttcccaaattcccatcccCACTTCCCAAATGCCCACAGCTCTCCTTCTCCACGTTGGGATCAGGGCTTCACTCCAGCTGCATTCCCAATCAGGACCAGGCCTTCACTCCAGCTGCATTCCCATCTCTGGAGCACCAGAATTCCCTGGATTCTCCTTTCCCAGCACTCAGGGAtcactgggatcatgctggcttCCCCAAATTCCAATCCCTGCTTCCCAAATCCCCATCACTCCCCTTTTCCAGATGGAATCAATGCTCCACCCCAGCTGCATTCCCAGTCAGGTTTGGGATTGAGATCAAATCCCACCCCtggagcacccaaattccctggATTCCCCTTTCCCAGAGCTCAGGGATCACTGGGATTGTGCTgcccttcccaaattcccaaccCTGCTTCTCAAATCCCCATCACTCTCATTTTCCAGATGGGATCAATGCTCCACCCCTGCTGCATGTGCTGGTGTGGGATCAGGATCAATCCCACCTCtggagcacccaaattccctggATCCCCCTTCCCAGAGCTCAGGGATCACTGGGATCACGCTGCCCTTCCCAAATTCCAATCCCCACTTCCCAAATCCCCACTGCTCTCCTTTCCCAGATGGGATCAGTGCTCCGCCCCATTGAACATGCAGGACTGGGATCAGGATCCGGATCAGGactgggatcgggatcaggattgggatcgggatccaGAAccggatcaggattgggatcaaTCCCGCCTCAAGAGGGAACACGCACCTCGTTGTGCCGGGCGATGCACTCGTAG
- the DRC1 gene encoding LOW QUALITY PROTEIN: dynein regulatory complex protein 1 (The sequence of the model RefSeq protein was modified relative to this genomic sequence to represent the inferred CDS: inserted 1 base in 1 codon), which yields MVNEEFYYNFIILNPNDPDFYDSNYIIYFYNFITIKLLLFLKKEQVEFFPHFPRHLARSRVDRFRQVWMVNEEEAKALIREVLDADRIIHVQQLGMPWEEPXFWFMDNVGPLGDVQEKREAMELATKLLEGNKPGKAEQEGRKSGKKGAQSAEGGKENQEKRDDRITSRPGIPSKTLRRILEVMSEESTFLLENKLLKPLREVVGPKNDVQQLRNIFEALRVEDEDELRALVDFFLDYETHHAPRIPVSQAGDAAGRSGSRSQHDSPAQIPAIQADHVLTILREFLQEFPKLRDEGPPRELQDVRDNSKDGEYWEAMTHIIPQRKLKLWDALGAALVEYHKVLTRRSELFSEATALQRQNTELGMLLEEYLGSAQGGCP from the exons ATGGTGAACGAGGAATTTTATTACAATTTTATTATCCTAAACCCTAATGATCCAGATTTTTATGACTccaattatattatttatttttacaattttattacaattaaacttttactctttttaaaaaaggaacaaGTGGaattttttccacattttcccaGGCACCTGGCGCGCAGCCGCGTGGATCGGTTCCGGCAGGTTTGGATGGTGAACGAGGAGGAGGCCAAGGCGCTGATCCGGGAGGTTCTGGACGCCGATCGGATCATCCACGTGCAGCAGCTGGGAATGCCGTGGGAAGAGC AGTTCTGGTTCATGGACAACGTGGGACCCCTGGGAGACGTCCAGGAGAAGAGGGAGGCCATGGAGCTGGCCACCAAGCTCCTGGAAG GGAACAAGCCTGGAAAAGCGGAGCAGGAAGGGAGGAAGAGTGGGAAGAAAGGAGCCCAGAGCGccgagggagggaaggaaaaccaggaaaagaGGGATGACAGAATCACATCCCGACCGGGAATTCCCAGCAAAACCCTCCGGAGAATCCTGGAGGTCATGAGCGAGGAATCG ACGTTCCTGCTGGAGAACAAACTCCTGAAGCCGCTGAGGGAGGTGGTGGGACCCAAGAATGACGTCCAGCAGCTCCGAAACATCTTTGAG GCCCTCCGCGTCGAGGACGAGGACGAGCTGCGCGCCCTCGTGGATTTTTTCCTGGACTACGAAACCCACCACGCGCCCAGGATCCCG GTCAGCCAGGCGGGAGATGCGGCCGGGCGGAGCGGATCTCGCTCCCAGCACGATTCCCCCGCTCAGATCCCGGCCATCCAGGCGGATCACGTCCTGACCATCctgagggaattcctgcaggaatTTCCCAAGCTGAG GGACGAGGGACCCCCCAGGGAACTCCAGGACGTGCGGGACAATTCCAAGGACGGGGAATACTGGGAAGCCATGACCCACATCATTCCCCAGCGGAAACTCAAACTCTGGGACGCGCTCGGAGCCGCGCTCGTGGAATATCA CAAAGTGCTGACCCGGAGGTCCGAGCTGTTTTCCGAGGCCACGGCCCTGCAGCGGCAGAACACggagctgggaatgctgctggagGAATATTTGGGATCCGCACAAGGCGGGTGCCCCTGA